From Antechinus flavipes isolate AdamAnt ecotype Samford, QLD, Australia chromosome 1, AdamAnt_v2, whole genome shotgun sequence:
GTtccaaaaacatatataaagaatggGAAATGTTTATTGTTCCAAATATggtcttcccttttcactttggGGTGATTACATGTTAGGAGTCAAGAATAATATGGTTCAAAGCCTGAATGACTAAGAGGAGTATGTTGTTCTTGGTAATAATGTGAAAGCTGGTAAGAGGAGAgagtttgggggaaaaataataagGCCTATTTTAACTTGTTGAATTGGAAATGTCTATAGAACATCCAATTTGAAATATCTCACATTGGCAATATCAGATTGGAAGTCAGAACACAGGATAGGACTGGATAATTAAATCCAAGTATCATCAGCAGGAATTTAATTGAACCTATGGGACCTGGTGAAATTACTGAGAGAtagtatcaaagaaaaagagaagaggagccAGAACAAAGTCTTGCAGGTTAAGTGGGCCACTCATAATCAGTGACAGCTACAGTTAATGGGCAAAACATAGAGGAAGAGCTAGCCAACATGTCTGAAGAAGTAAAAGGAAGTAACAGTTTCTAAACTGTATTGTcactattttttattaatttcatttggggaggataagtttttttttttttaaagtaccttgGACTATACTACAATAACACTTTTACAattcctaccaaaaaaaaaaaaaaaagttgttatttcaatgagaagaattttttttcaaaacaatggcaaaaatgacaattttatttaaataaaaataaactttctttaTAAAGCAAAAAGAACCTACTTAAATTAAAACTTGgtggactgttttttttttcactatttcatGAGCAatatgattctcttcattattagcTCTTGATAGACATTAAATATACAACAATGCAATGGCACCCACAGTAGAAAACACATTGTATTTAGAATCAAGGATTtggcttcaaatcctgactctaccTCTTTTAACTGTGGAACCTCTATggaccttaatttcttcatatataaaatcagaGCCCTGGATTCAATGACACCATTCCAGACGTAAGTTTATGATATTAAGATTCTTTGAATATTATATGGCAGCGTTGCATGGGTTAAAGACATGGAAAGATGCCTTTCATCAATTGCCAAAGCTCTTTTTTTCAACTGGATGCACTTCACAAAGAAGCCATATAAATCAAAGTATGTCTAGAGATACAAGCTGTCTTTTTACCTGCATTCTGCTTTGTCATTGCGGATAACACAGATGCCATCATTCTGACAGGTGACGTTCGCACAGAGATTTGTTTGAGGATTCATTGGAGTGACTGGACTAGGTGATATCTCGGTAGAATTGGGTGGTCTCTGGGAAATGCTAGGTGAAGGCTCAGTAGAAATGAGATGTGATATATCTAAAAGAGAAAAGGGTTCATGAATAGAGATTGGTTTCTGTTTCATAACCATGAAATCTTAAGTTTTTGAAATATGGATAAGGTGGAACATTTAGAGTCAttgagaaatggagaaatagtCAATTAATCAAGATGTATTTAAGTGTTTAAAATGTGCCAGCCATGGTGCCAAGTGCCAGggaaatatagagaaatattaaatgtctttaTGATCAAGGAATATATATTctaaaggaaagaatagaaaacatgtaaataactagataaGTAGAAGATATAAACAGAAGACCATCTGAAAGGTGAGGTACTAGCAATTGAGTTCCCAATGCTGGAGGTTTTCAAGAGAAGGCTAGATAACCCCTTAAAGAGGATATTGTAGAATAAATGAACCTTCCAATGCAGACAATCACGCTGTATGTTTCAGAAAGTTTCAGAGTGAGAAAATTGACAAAGTGGGAAAAGCTCTGTGTATGCTCAGAGCTAACACATTTTTACCTGCTTTTATTAATCAATCAGAAAGCACCTGTTTCGTAAACACctgctttgtgccaggcacttggGATAAAAGGTGAAATTATAAATGTGCAATTTATACAGGATCTAGTAGAACTGATGAAACTGTTACTTTTATTGCCTAGCCTCCCTCCAGGAAATGAAACCAACAAAAGCTAAGGGATGAATGCCATAGATATAATTTAGATTTGTTTCTATCAAACATGTGAAAGTCATCATACCCCCAATACTTTGAACTGAGCCACTTGCTTTCACAAGATCTCTTCTTATTAAttcaagtcaggaagattaaAAAGTTATAACATATTAGAGCCAAAGACCTTAAATAATAGAAAGTcccatcctcattttacagatgaagaaaccaagacccAGACAGGACCCAAGATATAATGTGCAATTTGGTAGAGACCTATAATTTAATTAATGTACAAAGCAACCTCCCTTTAACAATATAGATCTACATCTATTCTCTAACTTTTTATCTTGAAGAGATCCCTGGAGCACTGGCatgggagtgaggaagacctggatttaaattttgcctcctaccccaatatctttgccaagtaaacctcATGTTCAAAAATCCATGGGATCACACAGAGTGAGCTACAACTGAGCAATAACAACCCTATGTATATGTgcgcatatgtgtatatatatatgtgtgtgtatatctatataacatGAATAAAAGCTTCCATAAATAAAAGtgttgagaaaatataaaaagtatcaataaaaagcattttttttaaaagaatgaatgtttTGGGATACAGGTAATTTTAATAGATTaggagttcttaatttttttgtgtctcagacagtctggtaaagcctagggattatttcttacaatacattaaatgcataaaatgaaatatagaatacaaatgaaaataattacattGAAACACAGtaatcaaaatcttttttaaaaatcaaagaccTCGGGTTTAGACGCCCTAATTTCAGGTTTCAGGTTTTTTAGACATAAGctatatcataaaatatatataatagccttttttcttaatctttctacAACAAACCTAAAACAATCAATCTCTTTCCATCTTTATGTGTATTGTCCTCAACAGGATAATCAATAGTTACAGTTTTAttagctattaaaataaatttcaagaacTTTAGTGGTGAAAGAGACCctagagataatctagtccaatttccCATATTGAAGATGGGAAAATTGAAGTTGAGACTATAAGAAGTATACTACTAAGTCATATGGTGAATTAATAGCAGAGTTGAGACCAAAACTTGGGAGCCTTGGGGTCTTTCCTACACGCAGCCCTGTCTTGCAGTTGACTAGTTGCAAGATCTATATAATTTGAACATGGTTGTCCTTACTCTAGGAACTTTCACTGAGCTACAGCTAAATTATTTGATTCATACTGTAAACATCTCAAGAAGATCTAGAAATGTCTCTTGatcttcccatcccttcccctatccTTTTCTCCCAAGAACACATCTCAAACACCTGAAAATAGAACACATGCATTATACAGTAAGTCACCTATtgtacataaagaaaaatatcctCTATTGGAGAATCATCTTGTATTGACATACCTTccatagtcagaagcatataaacattatctcctttgataaAATCTCTGCTTCTCATCCTTTGGTGGGTTATGTAGACATAACCTACTTTTGGACCTCTGCTGTAGGATGTTCCATTAGGGAAAATTGCTGGCTCTCCTACCTTGGAGGGCTTGTCCCaaataaatttttcattattattatctgaaaaaacaattcatatttatagGTCATGTCCAGTAAGGTCAGGTTTTTGTGAGACTAGAAAAACAAGCAAAGGCACGAAGTCTAAAGCATAAGCATAAAGTTAGGATGGTGATCAAGCAACTAAATGATGCTTACAGTCTAGGATATTTTCTCTATTAGATCTGTAAAGATTGTTACTGCACTTGAGTCTGAAGGAAAGAACAGTAAACAGAACTGATCCATTCTCTAGTTTGAGCTAGTGATAACTGTAAAAATGCCAAAAATCCTATCCCAAAATATGTACTCATTGACCTGTTATAATTCTCACCATTGGAAGTGCTTTTTAGGAGCTTTCTGGAGACGTTTGTTTTAAGTAGATTAAGGACTTATGATAGCTTTGTAGGATAACATATTAGTGTGaactaatttattttgtttaattaagtTAGATTAATTGATTGTTACTTTCTGGAGCACAAAGTTCTGAGGGAATATGACCAATAAAAAAATGGACAGTATACCAACATGGCTTGGAAGTAAGGGACCCAATTCAACCAGGGGCATACTGGGTGGAACCCAAAAAGTCCAgataagaaggaaatgaaagaagagattatcttaaaattttaattttacttaactTCACAATTTTGCCTATGGTACTACTGAACTCCATTTTTcccaatataaacaaaaaaaaaaaaaaaaaaaaaaaaaaccagaactcaGTAAGTCCTCTGGAGTATACTGAACAGATAAAAGGAAACTATTTCCTATGTCTATTCCTGTGTTTATGATCCACATAAGAGAATTTCAGAAATATATCTTATGCTCAAAAAGGAATTAAccatttgatttatattttttattctgggtggatttttttctaattgcacCAGTTAGTATAGAAAGTACACTTATACTGTTATTCATTTTTGGATCAAAGGCTTCTATATTTAGAATCAGAAATGATCTTAGAGAAACTCCATACCAAACACGCAttctaaaaatgaggaaactgaggtgcaggaAAGTAATATGATTTTCCCAAGAACATACAGGGAATGCTATTTCCATTATGCCTTAAGATATGACTTATTTTAGTTACTTAGAAGCACCTAAAATGGGTTGAAGAAATCACAAGGAATCAATACTCACTCCTTAAAAGACAACTTTATTCCCTTATCTGGCTCTAAAGATGATGCCTTTCTGTTTATTTAGACTGACAACTCACCTTCTATTTTTGCTCTGTACTGAGTCCAGTGCTCAGTTATACTGGATCATGGGAGAAATACTGGAGGTAGGAAGCATCTCCTAGAAGGGACTAAGCCATACTCACTTCACTCCTATCTCAACTATTTTGACaactttttctatcttcttcccAGCTATCCTATCTACCTGGTACACTTTTCTCCTCCAATCTTCACTCTCTGGTTCCCCTTTCTgtgttgtcttttcccattagaatggaagGTCTTGATAGTAAGGACcttcttgtttgcttgtatttaaatccccagctcttagcacagtgcctggcacataataagtccTTGTCTGCTCTCTATTTATCTACTTTCTCTATCTATGATCAGGGAGGCTTTTGCGTATGGGTTCTCTACATCTGTTTCCCTCTAAGATTATGTTTCCTACTTTCTCTACCACAGAAATTTGGACTTTTTACAATAAAGTTCAAACCTCAGGTTATCAGTAATTGTTTGAAATACCCTCCTTTCTTTCATCAAGTTTCCATAAggtatattaataataaagatgatgatgagtATAGGAAACATTACAGAAAAACTCTCTCAATACTCCTctctaaacaattttaaaataatgtatcaaATCTGATTTTGCAGTGGCAGAGTCTACAAAGGTTGAGATGAGACACTTTTCCAGTCCAAGACAACTCAGACTTCACTTGGGAGCAACACTAGCTGTATGAATTGAAAGTAGCCTGCAATAGTAGCCACAATATTAGCTTCAGAAGCCCTCATCAGATATAATAAAAGGAtcaaacaactggtcagaaaaaaATTGCTAGAAACCCTTTTGCTAGCACTGGGGACAAGACCAGGTTTGGCAACTCTAGTGAACATAATCAATTCCAAGTCATAATGGTTCCTGGGTGAAAATGTAAGCCCCAACAGAGTAAATCCCTGAGAAACAGTATTACTTTCAGTTCTAAGAGAGCAGGGGCTGTGGGGATCAGTATTGCTTAAAGTGACATAGGAACAGAGGCCTTTCCTGAGTGCAGGCTAGGAGAGTAGTAATCACATCTCTCTCCAGATTACACCTTGGATAACCAAAAACTGCCAGACTCccaaaactagctctgaaaacaacaCTAAGAAAAAGCTTAAAGCATGGGacaaaaaaagttgaagaaaataaagcattaaaaaccagaactgaccaaatggtaaaagagatacaaaacttcaatgatgaaaataattccttaaaaaatagtcttggtcaaatggaaaatgaaatacaaaagctcacttgagaaaataattttttaaaaattagaattaaacaagtgaaagctaatgattctatgagacatcaagaaataataaagcaaaatcaaaggaatgaaaaaatagcgAAATTATGAAATATCTCCTCAAAAAATAACTGACCTTATACATAATTGAGTCAAAACCATCTGGcgctgactaagaaatagattagatttAGGTtaaatacacatgacacaataatcaatgtctatagtaatctactgtttgataaacccaaagattctagtttctgggataagaacccactatgtgacaaaaattgctgggagcACTGGAAAATAATAAGTCAGAAACTTGGCACAGACCTGTATCatacatcccataccaaaataagatcaaaatgggtacatgatttagacataaagggtagtattataagcaaattagaagaccaagggatagtttatctatcagatctatggagaagggaggaatttatgcaaatggaagctaatgattctatgagacatcaagaatcaatcaaactaaaaagaatgaaaaaaaaagaaagaaaatgtaaagtatctcattagaaaaataactaatttggaaaatagatccaagagagaaaatttaaaaattattggtctaggagcagctaattggtatagtggatagagcgctagccctgaaatcaagaggaccagagttcaaatctgacctcaatcatttaacttcctagctgtatgatcctaggcaagtcacttaaccccaattgcctcaacaaaaaaaaaaaaaaaaaaaaaaatattggtctacctgaagaccatgaccaaaaaaaggaccagaaaaaaaatgaatgttaaaaacaaataggtcaaaaaaaatattttaatgacagtCAGAAGTTTATTCTCTaccatacatttttaaaactacagGCATGATGGTCACAACATGGACCAATCTTTAGGAACTTTTCAATGACTAAATTAAATTCCCCTCCCCCAAtgtcattctttctccttttgcccCTGTGTAACCCAATTCGTtcattcaacaaccatttattaatcaGATCCCTTCTATTCAAGaacttaattatattattatcatatctAACCAATTGAGTGACATCTAGGATAGTCAGGAAAAAGAAGTAACCAGGAAACAGGAGTGGGACATAAATCAAAGACTGAGAATTAATTGGGGAAAGTGGTTATCCTTCATACCTCTATTTCTGTCTAATCTCTACTTCTCATGTGGACACCCTTCTCATTCCAAGTTTCTCTATTAAGAAATTTTGCTGCCCACCATTTTTGACACTTACTTTGCCACAATCACTGCAATATTTGCTCACAAGCTCCATTTCTCCAATAATTCTGGAATCTTATACCAAACCAACTGGTAGTCCATATTAGCTGATCAATAATTAGTGCCATTTTCAACCCTTCctacttcctttctccctcccttgcttccCAGTATTAAAAGTATGTAGTAGTGtcaggaataaagaaaaataattcaccaaCCTATTGTCTGGAATGGATCTGTAGTCACACTCCTCTGATTGGACATGCGCTGACGAATATCAGGATTTTGATCTAATAGTGTCATTGTGGCTTGTTGCCATGGACATGGCCACTGTAATTGTTCATCATTGGCTCCAGAGATCAGGGAGAAATATATCCTTACATTAGTCTGATCCTTTATGTTTAATTGAACCTCAAAGGCATAGCCTGCAGGAGAATAAAATGGAGGGCTAATGAGAGTTTCTTCTGAATTACTGAGTTGTGTAAAATTGCTTATCTTCCACACATGATGAGGACAGCGTGTTTCTGAGAGATTGATGTCATCAATGGAGAGACCACCAGATGAAGTGCCAATGCCTCGTGTTCCTTCAAACACCACCCTGAATTTGGTGGTAACTGCCAATGGTACATGATAGAGTTGCCAAGTCCCAAGGGATGTATCTGTAATAGAAGAGAACGGTTGGCTTTTCAAAGTAAGACAATTAGTCATATTGAATAAGAATAGTTCACAACTAACTGATAATTCAAAATCAATAATGTACTACACCATGGTTCCATCCACTCTCTGATCCAAACAATTTACTTCCCAGTATTCATGCTATGGCTGATTTAGATTGGTGAAGGAGGAAAAGGCTTATTACTTATCAGAAGTCTCCTACAACCAGCAACCCCATAGGTGCAaaccaaaatcaaataaaataaagtactgGTACTTGGTAAGATGCTTATTATCAAGACAGATTTTCCCCAATTATAGCCACTCTCTATACTAAACTAAAAAGATTTCCAGAGTTCATCAGGTTTCAGTGTTCCTGGATCCTAAATTATTCAAGTGGCAGCAGTTTGAGATTTAACCTCAAGCCCTCCATGTAAAAATTCTAGACAGGATCCCTCAGAGTCTTGTTAACTGCAAGACCTTTAGGTCATGTGCTTGTTCTCTaatttgttaatatatatatatatatatatatatatatatatatatatatatatatatatatatatacatatacacacctaCATCTTAGACAAAGAAACAGATTTGGCATcacaaatatgaacaaaaatgaaaatcctgGACCAAATAATCATTAGAGTCTCTTCCAGCTGAGAATCCCCATGCATCTTACACCATCAGAAGACCAAAGCACAGTGTTATAAAAGAGGAAAGGCCTAAATGTGTTAAATGAGGGAAGCAAAAAGCTACAGAAGGTCTCATATTAAAGTCAAGGTTAACTATCCAAAGATGAAATCTCATACCTTTCACTTCATCCACCAGAGTAAGAGATCCATTATCATTTTCTGAAGTGTACTTCCTGATGTAGATTTTGAGCTTGTCATCTTCATTACCACTATTGTAGTAATAAAACTGCAAGCACTGAAACCCTCTCTTAGGGTAAAATATTCGGCTTTCTAGAACTGCCTTTCCCCCCTCATTCACAGAGCTGCGGTTAAAGTGCATAAAGAAACCTGAACCTGgatgaagacaaaaaagaaattgaacacttGAAGTCCCTAACTTTAGAATAAAAAATTTCACAGGTGAATATACTTAATATCAATAGATAAAACCATCAAAAGCTCAGGTGTTTTTTTTCATATCCTACAATCTAAACTACAGTCAAGATTTGGAAAATTGTCTTATTGAGTCAATGCTAAATGAAATATTAGTCACCCATGCATATGAAGGGGGAAAGGACATGATAGCAAAATACTCTGCTTTTACATGACTTCATTCCTAACTACATTTgtaaaaagggaaactgaggcaaaagacaATCACAAGTACCAACACATTAAAAATATAGCATGTCATTTTACATCCTGACAAGGCACCTAGGAAGAATGGGACAGGTTCAGgtgtgtgctggtaaatatttgaaACAGAGGGAGGAATCAATATCCTGTGCAAATTACACAATTTTAAGTTTAACCTGCGttgatatttttctcctttgctttcttaaatctagacaatgaacaattacaaaaaaaatatgCCCAGATTGGTAGTATTTCTTGATTTCTGAAGCATAaatgttcacaatgaaaattaGGCTCCAGGTTGAAGTTCCTTCCAAATCTGCTCACAAATTCATACCTTACTTTCTCCACATTGGGGAAAAAAGTGCTCTGGGAATGTGCCTCTAAAGGAACACATCACaaatatgaggaagaaaaacagaagatcACATCAAGAAATGGGCTACAGTGGGTCCAAACTGAGCctccctttcctcatttgtaaaagtttTCAACTACTGGATATTTTCAAAGTTGCTTCCTGCTCTAGTATTCTATCACTATAATTCTAATTATTCAACCTTCTGTTCATGGAGCCAGTCAGTGAATGATATACttaactattatttatttaactataCATAggtttcttcattagtttttgttCAGCACCTGCTATGTTCAAAATGAGATCTATGAAATATAGTTTCTGACTGTTATAAATTCACATCTTATAGCAGACAATATtcctatagaaagaaaaaatggcttATTAAATTATCTCTGATTATAAGCAATAACAATtctaaagcaaaaggaaaaaaacaaaaacaaaaacaaaaaaatcacgaGTTCAGATATTTATTTCAGCCTATCTGCCCTTCCCTAAACTTCCTGTTTCTTTACCCTCATTACTCAAGAGCCATTCACCCTTTCACTTATCATATTTACCCCTAATTACCTGATCATTGTCTGAGATTAAGAATAGAAGGTCCCAAGGCTATCTCTCCTTAGAGaatttatagtttacaaagcagTAATTACTTTGAACTTTTTTTGTGGAAAGAGTATTGTATCAATAGCCAGAAGTCAAAGGATTCAAATTCCACTTGAAACACTGTCCCCATTACAAGAACAAATCAGTTACTTCTCCAGTACCAAtttattcaactgtaaaatgaaggggttgaacaaGATAGCCTCTGAGACTCAGCTACCTCTGAACTTCGAAGCCTAAGATTCTATCTCTTAGTGGATTGACCTGAACATTCAAACTAGTGTCACAGTCCTACGTTTTAGCAACTGGTTTTACATGTTTGTTACTAATAACAGTCATCAAATTTACTACTAGTAATATGACATTGTATGGCCACTTTTGCCCAAATCATAATGTACAGGtaaacatgaaataaataaatgagatgtCTTCTGACAAGGTTTTCCACTTGCTTTCAACAGTCGAGGTCAGATTTTTCAAGGACcgaaaatatatacattttcatctccttccctcccttcttcccccttccatcctgcctccttcctttcttctcccctccctccttccttccctctcccctctcttctttcttcatctgtccctctcttcacacacacacatacacacacacacactacacacacaatTGCTGAAGGCATTTCTCTTTAGGCTTGAAACCTGAAATTTTAACTATAGACTAAAACCCTAGACCTCTAAGGGCATCAAGTCCATTCACTAATTTATCAATTTAGTcatttagaaataaggaaattgagattcagagagttaaatgacttatagaTAGTAAAATCTGAACTTAGAACCATTGAACCTTACTATAATCCAAACCCAGTGAGATGTTACATAAGAAGGGTAAGAAAATCTTAATCGTCTTATTTTACTACAGTTAACAAGTCATATTCCCAAACTGTTCTTAGtatgaacttaaaaataaataataatctaataatatTTAATAGAACTTTGAAAATAGACCCCATTCTTCCTTCAGTCTTTTCCTTTAGGGTATACCGCAGCCTAGAGTAAGAGACAAACTTCCTGGACTGAGAATCAGGAAAATCCAAGTTCCTATCAGGCTTCAGGCACTTTgagcctgtgtgaccctgagtattCACCCAAACTTTGTGAACTTTGCTTCTcacgtctgtaaaatgagggggttgaactggCTGCCTCCTGAGGTCACTTGTAGCTCTAACTTTATGATAATATCATAAATATGATACATGAGTGTGCTGATAAAAGCAAAGACAGAGAAGGTAActgaagaaagcaagaaaaaaaccaTTTGGTTCTGTCCGTGGTAATTACCTTGGCATTTGCCCATGTTTGATTGATCAGTGTCTGGACCACCAAGCACTTGTGAAACCCTTTTCCAGTCAGTATTATCTTCTGAATTTTGAATCATGCCAcagatattttccatttcaaaatcaCATGAGTCcaaaaaagttaaggaagaagCTGGAGGAGACAAAAATCACTGAATAACTCTCTAGTCAGGGAgaattttgattctatttttaaaataactaaaactaTTTTAGTTCACAATATAACCAaattgagggagaaggaaggcagCTCAGCAAGACTTGGGTAGTGAGTGGCCTGAGGAGCTCACATAGCCAAAATAAGAAGGCATCCCACAGCTAGGTAGAGCTGCCCTAATTTGGTGCTTTTCATTAAAAGATGTGTTGAATCAAGGCAAACTTCCTTTAAAACTTCTCAAATTACTGAACTGGCTGAGCTATTAGTCCAacttctttcatttctcctccTCAGGAATCTATACATTTCATTGTTATTCAGGTACTATTTGAAAACAGCTTTTAATATGTCAAATAGACCTATTCCTGGTACAATAGCAGTTCTCCAGAGTCTTGTCCATAGATCCTGATGTCAAATTACTTACAAGAGCAAATATAAATCCATATTTCACAAAGTACAAGATGTGTATTTAAATCAAAAAGATCTATTTATAAGGAAGTTATCTTTGAGTCATTTTTGT
This genomic window contains:
- the LOC127543911 gene encoding meprin A subunit beta-like isoform X1; translation: MNSWCLSWLLLGEVLFVVSSLPISENIVIDLDGGQDKDIFDINEALGLNLFEGDINLDGRDRNSIVGDEYRWPHIIPYVLEDSLEINAKGVILNAFERYRLKTCIDFKPWQGEDNYISVFKGSGCYSSVGNRRVGKQTLSIGANCDRIATVQHEFLHALGFWHEQSRSDRDDYVIIMKDRIQEGKEHNFNTYDDKESDSLNVPYDYTSVMHYSKTAFQNGTEPTIVTRIPEFLDVIGQRMDFSDSDLEKLNRLYNCSSSLTFLDSCDFEMENICGMIQNSEDNTDWKRVSQVLGGPDTDQSNMGKCQGSGFFMHFNRSSVNEGGKAVLESRIFYPKRGFQCLQFYYYNSGNEDDKLKIYIRKYTSENDNGSLTLVDEVKDTSLGTWQLYHVPLAVTTKFRVVFEGTRGIGTSSGGLSIDDINLSETRCPHHVWKISNFTQLSNSEETLISPPFYSPAGYAFEVQLNIKDQTNVRIYFSLISGANDEQLQWPCPWQQATMTLLDQNPDIRQRMSNQRSVTTDPFQTIDNNNEKFIWDKPSKVGEPAIFPNGTSYSRGPKVGYVYITHQRMRSRDFIKGDNVYMLLTMEDISHLISTEPSPSISQRPPNSTEISPSPVTPMNPQTNLCANVTCQNDGICVIRNDKAECRCQSGKDWWYAGERCETKGSTRDTIVIAVSSTMAVFAAMLIVTLVSVYCVKKKYSKGRNTNTSNITLENNTSF
- the LOC127543911 gene encoding meprin A subunit beta-like isoform X2, which encodes MNSWCLSWLLLGEVLFVVSSLPISENIVIDLDGGQDKDIFDINEALGLNLFEGDINLDGRDRNSIVGDEYRWPHIIPYVLEDSLEINAKGVILNAFERYRLKTCIDFKPWQGEDNYISVFKGSGCYSSVGNRRVGKQTLSIGANCDRIATVQHEFLHALGFWHEQSRSDRDDYVIIMKDRIQEGKEHNFNTYDDKESDSLNVPYDYTSVMHYSKTAFQNGTEPTIVTRIPEFLDVIGQRMDFSDSDLEKLNRLYNCSSSLTFLDSCDFEMENICGMIQNSEDNTDWKRVSQVLGGPDTDQSNMGKCQGSGFFMHFNRSSVNEGGKAVLESRIFYPKRGFQCLQFYYYNSGNEDDKLKIYIRKYTSENDNGSLTLVDEVKDTSLGTWQLYHVPLAVTTKFRVVFEGTRGIGTSSGGLSIDDINLSETRCPHHVWKISNFTQLSNSEETLISPPFYSPAGYAFEVQLNIKDQTNVRIYFSLISGANDEQLQWPCPWQQATMTLLDQNPDIRQRMSNQRSVTTDPFQTIDNNNEKFIWDKPSKVGEPAIFPNGTSYSRGPKVGYVYITHQRMRSRDFIKGDNVYMLLTMEDISHLISTEPSPSISQRPPNSTEISPSPVTPMNPQTNLCANVTCQNDGICVIRNDKAECRTHLSENILEDIKRQQH